From the Microcoleus sp. AS-A8 genome, one window contains:
- a CDS encoding mannose-1-phosphate guanylyltransferase — MDKSLIPVILAGGKGERFWPLSRKHRPKQFLSLDGSGKSLLQATADRLSELAGSSEKLWVVTSAQLAQGVREQLPDLLEQNLLAEPEGRDTAPAVAWSTLEIARTYGEDAVVAFFPADHWIEDQQAFQKTIKAAAELASKEAAIVTLGITPNHPSTGYGYIEQGEQTGTFGGLPVYQVTRFTEKPDRETAEQFLATGRFSWNSGMFIFRAGVVLNELRTYAPEIIGPLEEKGVEAYHQLPKKSVDYALMEKTQLAYVLPASFGWDDLGDWNAIERLLKGDAANVELAQHVGMDTKGAILYASDNDEVIVTIGLEDVVVVRDRNVTLIVKKDRTQEIKQVVKALQDDPKLQELL; from the coding sequence ATGGATAAATCCTTGATACCTGTGATTCTGGCTGGTGGCAAAGGGGAGCGTTTTTGGCCTTTGAGCCGGAAGCACCGACCGAAGCAGTTTTTAAGCTTAGATGGTAGCGGCAAGAGCCTTTTGCAGGCAACCGCTGACCGACTCAGTGAACTAGCCGGAAGCTCAGAGAAGTTGTGGGTCGTAACTTCAGCCCAACTGGCTCAAGGGGTTCGAGAACAGCTCCCTGACCTTTTAGAGCAGAATCTGTTAGCGGAGCCGGAAGGGCGTGATACCGCTCCAGCAGTGGCTTGGTCTACGCTGGAGATTGCACGAACCTATGGGGAAGATGCTGTGGTGGCATTTTTCCCGGCTGACCACTGGATTGAAGACCAGCAGGCGTTTCAGAAAACCATCAAGGCAGCGGCTGAACTGGCGTCAAAAGAGGCCGCAATTGTTACATTGGGCATCACGCCTAACCATCCTTCTACAGGTTATGGGTACATCGAGCAAGGCGAACAGACGGGAACGTTTGGCGGATTGCCTGTGTATCAGGTGACGCGCTTCACGGAAAAGCCTGATCGCGAAACGGCTGAGCAGTTTCTGGCTACCGGTCGCTTTAGCTGGAATAGTGGGATGTTCATTTTCCGCGCTGGGGTGGTATTGAATGAACTCCGCACTTATGCACCCGAAATTATTGGCCCACTGGAAGAAAAAGGTGTAGAGGCGTATCACCAGCTACCGAAAAAAAGTGTTGACTATGCCTTGATGGAAAAGACCCAATTGGCGTATGTTTTACCGGCATCTTTTGGTTGGGATGATTTGGGGGATTGGAATGCGATCGAGCGCTTGCTTAAGGGGGATGCTGCAAATGTAGAATTGGCGCAGCATGTGGGGATGGATACGAAGGGAGCCATTCTTTACGCCAGTGATAACGATGAAGTGATTGTGACGATTGGTTTAGAGGATGTGGTTGTGGTGCGTGATCGCAACGTCACCTTAATCGTGAAAAAAGACCGGACACAGGAAATTAAGCAGGTCGTTAAAGCGCTTCAAGATGACCCGAAACTGCAAGAGTTGTTGTAA